The Zavarzinia compransoris genome has a window encoding:
- the hemE gene encoding uroporphyrinogen decarboxylase, which produces MVEPLSVTRKRFLKALKGEAVDRPPFWIMRQAGRYLPEYRAVRATTKNFVSFCLDSEKACAVTLQPIERYGMDAAILFSDILIVPHGLGQNVRFVEGEGPRLDPVTDAGGLARLTRDGFDARVSAVYETVRLLAKRLPEDVALIGFAGAPWTVATYMVAGQGGNEQKAARLWAYRDPEGFQRLIDLVTEATIDYLAAQVEAGAEALQIFDTWAGSLPEHELARWVFAPIARIRAALRARFPHVPVIGFAKGIGPALPRLAAATGVEAVGVDAGVPLAFVRDHVQPTATVQGNMDPLLVVAGGKAMHDRIEETLRTLGPDRFVFNLGHGVVPETPPEHVAALARQIREWRP; this is translated from the coding sequence GTGGTCGAGCCCCTGTCGGTAACACGGAAGCGCTTCCTGAAGGCTTTGAAGGGCGAGGCGGTGGACCGTCCGCCGTTCTGGATCATGCGCCAGGCCGGCCGCTACCTGCCCGAATATCGCGCGGTCAGGGCGACGACGAAGAATTTCGTCTCCTTCTGCCTGGACAGCGAGAAAGCCTGCGCCGTCACCCTCCAGCCGATCGAGCGTTACGGCATGGATGCGGCGATCCTCTTTTCCGACATCCTGATCGTGCCCCATGGCCTCGGCCAGAACGTGCGCTTCGTCGAGGGCGAGGGTCCGCGCCTCGATCCCGTCACCGATGCCGGCGGTCTCGCCCGATTGACTCGGGATGGCTTCGACGCGCGGGTGAGCGCGGTCTATGAAACCGTCCGCCTGCTGGCCAAGCGCTTGCCGGAGGATGTCGCCCTGATCGGCTTTGCCGGGGCGCCCTGGACGGTCGCCACCTATATGGTGGCGGGCCAGGGCGGCAACGAGCAGAAGGCGGCCCGGCTCTGGGCTTACCGGGATCCGGAGGGGTTCCAGCGCCTGATCGATCTCGTGACCGAGGCGACCATCGACTATCTCGCCGCCCAGGTCGAGGCCGGGGCGGAAGCCCTGCAGATTTTCGACACCTGGGCCGGCTCCCTGCCGGAGCATGAACTGGCGCGCTGGGTCTTTGCCCCGATTGCGCGCATCAGGGCGGCGCTCAGAGCCCGTTTCCCCCATGTCCCGGTGATCGGCTTCGCCAAGGGCATAGGGCCCGCCCTGCCCCGCCTGGCGGCCGCCACGGGGGTGGAGGCGGTGGGGGTCGATGCCGGGGTGCCGCTGGCCTTCGTGCGCGACCATGTCCAGCCGACGGCGACCGTGCAGGGCAATATGGATCCCCTGCTGGTGGTCGCCGGCGGCAAGGCCATGCATGACCGGATCGAGGAGACCCTGCGCACCCTGGGGCCGGACCGTTTCGTCTTCAATCTCGGCCACGGCGTGGTGCCGGAAACCCCGCCGGAGCATGTCGCGGCCCTGGCCAGGCAGATCCGGGAGTGGCGCCCTTGA
- the hemJ gene encoding protoporphyrinogen oxidase HemJ: MDFLVQHYDTLKVLHIIAFTTWMAGMFYLPRLFVYHADKPVGSDASETFKVMERRLLKAIINPSMVVTWIMGLSLMVATNALQAGGWFHAKLTLVLLMSAVHGVLVGQVRRFGRDERPHSARYYRILNEVPTVLFLAIVPLVVLKPF, from the coding sequence ATGGATTTCCTAGTCCAGCATTACGACACGCTGAAGGTGCTGCATATCATTGCCTTCACCACCTGGATGGCGGGCATGTTCTACCTGCCCCGGCTTTTCGTCTATCATGCCGACAAGCCGGTGGGATCGGACGCATCCGAGACCTTCAAGGTGATGGAACGCCGCCTGCTGAAGGCGATCATCAATCCTTCGATGGTCGTCACCTGGATCATGGGCCTGTCGCTGATGGTGGCGACCAATGCCCTCCAGGCGGGCGGCTGGTTCCATGCCAAGCTCACCCTCGTCCTTCTGATGAGCGCGGTCCATGGCGTGCTGGTCGGCCAGGTCCGGCGCTTCGGCCGGGACGAGCGGCCGCATTCCGCCCGCTATTACCGCATCCTCAACGAAGTGCCGACCGTGCTGTTTCTCGCGATCGTGCCGCTCGTGGTGCTGAAGCCGTTCTGA
- a CDS encoding N-acyl homoserine lactonase family protein — protein sequence MTATTVRKLYVFLVGYEVLPKSVSTLNRGADRILAEPVCAYLIETERGYVLFDAGLNRDLLTDDTLRQRYYPYPLWLAPSVVLPEHDLLPQLAKIGVSPRDIGDVILSHTHCDHAGNLKHFAHARVHIQRREYDYAMGDHGNYAVFNIDFDLPGLDWQLHDGDWQWAPGIEAISTPGHTPGHQSLVVSLPSGATKILVVDAGDLAENFAEEIAPGECLAGVETALASIRRIKALAAARVADIVLFHDADHVHALRLAPAFYD from the coding sequence ATGACGGCGACCACGGTCAGAAAGCTCTATGTCTTTCTCGTCGGCTACGAGGTTCTGCCGAAGTCCGTCTCCACCCTGAACCGGGGTGCCGACCGCATTCTCGCCGAGCCGGTCTGCGCCTATCTGATCGAGACCGAGCGGGGCTATGTCCTGTTCGATGCCGGGCTGAACCGGGACCTGCTGACCGACGATACATTGCGCCAGCGCTATTACCCCTATCCCCTGTGGCTGGCGCCTTCGGTCGTGCTGCCGGAACACGATCTGTTGCCGCAGCTGGCGAAGATCGGCGTCTCGCCCCGCGACATCGGCGACGTCATCCTCAGCCATACCCATTGCGACCACGCGGGCAACCTGAAGCATTTCGCCCATGCCCGGGTCCATATCCAGCGCCGCGAATATGATTACGCCATGGGTGACCATGGCAATTACGCCGTCTTCAATATCGATTTCGACCTGCCCGGCCTCGACTGGCAGCTTCATGACGGCGATTGGCAATGGGCGCCGGGGATCGAGGCGATCTCGACCCCGGGGCATACGCCGGGCCATCAGTCCCTGGTCGTCAGCCTGCCGTCGGGCGCGACCAAGATCCTGGTCGTCGATGCCGGCGATCTGGCGGAAAATTTCGCCGAGGAAATCGCTCCCGGCGAATGCCTGGCCGGGGTCGAGACCGCGCTGGCCTCGATCCGGCGGATCAAGGCGCTGGCGGCGGCGCGCGTCGCCGATATCGTGCTGTTCCACGATGCCGACCACGTTCATGCCTTGCGGCTGGCGCCCGCCTTCTACGATTGA
- a CDS encoding Maf family protein has translation MSTPASPSPETAAAPVLPAGRAIVLASGSLTRRRMFEAAGIPVAIDPPNVDEAELKRSMLAERVAPRDMADFLAELKAMKVSQRWRGALVIGADQILVQNGVVFDKPADMAHARAHLQAFRGRAHELISAVVICENGAPVWRHIASATLEMRPYTDDFIDAYLAAAGEVVLSSVGAYQVEGLGLQLFNRIAGDHFTIQGLPLLAVLDYLRIRGALGT, from the coding sequence ATGTCGACTCCAGCCTCCCCAAGTCCCGAAACCGCCGCCGCGCCGGTCCTGCCCGCCGGGCGGGCGATCGTGCTCGCCTCCGGCAGCCTGACCCGGCGCCGCATGTTCGAGGCCGCGGGCATCCCGGTCGCCATCGATCCCCCCAATGTCGACGAGGCGGAGCTGAAGCGGTCGATGCTGGCCGAACGCGTCGCCCCGCGCGACATGGCCGATTTCCTGGCCGAATTGAAGGCGATGAAAGTCTCGCAGCGCTGGCGCGGCGCTCTCGTCATCGGTGCCGACCAGATCCTGGTCCAGAACGGCGTGGTCTTCGACAAGCCGGCGGACATGGCCCATGCCCGGGCCCATCTCCAGGCTTTCCGCGGGCGCGCCCATGAATTGATCTCGGCCGTGGTGATCTGCGAGAACGGCGCCCCGGTCTGGCGCCACATCGCCAGCGCCACCCTGGAGATGCGGCCCTATACGGACGACTTCATCGACGCCTATCTCGCCGCGGCGGGGGAGGTCGTGCTGTCCTCGGTCGGCGCCTATCAGGTCGAGGGGCTGGGGCTGCAACTCTTCAACCGCATCGCCGGCGATCATTTCACCATCCAGGGCCTGCCCCTGCTGGCGGTTCTCGATTATCTGCGCATCAGGGGCGCGCTCGGCACATGA
- the hemH gene encoding ferrochelatase, producing MSKRLAVVLFNLGGPDSPAAVKPFLFNLFNDPAIIRLPQPFRYLVAKLISGRRAAAAAEIYARLGGRSPILPLTEQQAEALAQAIDGLDPGYETRVFIAMRYWHPRAAETAQAVAAFAPDEVVLLPLYPQFSTTTTASSVKEWRAAAAKAGLTARTATIEDYPTEPGWIQAQALLISGVLDRLPAGGRYRVLFSAHGLPQKVVDAGDPYQAQVQETAEAVVRALNRPGLDWRVSYQSRVGPLEWIKPYTEDEIRRAGAENTGLIVVPIAFVSEHSETLVELDIEYRELAGHSGVPDYHRVPAVGTEPAFIAGLARLVVSHIGAKDELRWIS from the coding sequence TTGAGCAAGCGCCTCGCCGTCGTCCTGTTCAACCTCGGCGGGCCGGATTCGCCGGCCGCGGTGAAGCCTTTCCTGTTCAACCTGTTCAACGATCCGGCGATCATCCGCCTGCCCCAGCCGTTCCGCTATCTGGTGGCGAAGCTGATCTCGGGCCGGCGGGCGGCGGCGGCAGCGGAAATCTATGCCCGGTTGGGCGGCCGTTCCCCCATCCTGCCCCTGACCGAGCAGCAGGCGGAAGCCCTGGCCCAGGCGATCGACGGTCTCGATCCCGGCTATGAGACCAGGGTCTTCATCGCCATGCGCTATTGGCACCCGCGCGCGGCCGAGACGGCGCAGGCGGTGGCGGCCTTCGCCCCGGACGAGGTGGTGCTGCTGCCGCTCTATCCCCAGTTCTCGACCACGACGACCGCATCCTCGGTCAAGGAATGGCGGGCGGCGGCAGCGAAGGCGGGGCTCACGGCACGGACCGCGACCATCGAGGATTACCCGACCGAGCCGGGCTGGATCCAGGCCCAGGCGCTGCTGATTTCCGGGGTGCTGGACCGGCTGCCGGCGGGGGGGCGCTATCGCGTGCTGTTCTCGGCCCATGGCCTGCCGCAGAAAGTGGTCGATGCCGGCGATCCCTATCAGGCCCAGGTGCAGGAGACGGCGGAAGCCGTGGTCCGGGCCCTGAACCGCCCCGGGCTGGATTGGCGGGTCTCGTATCAGAGCCGGGTCGGCCCCCTCGAATGGATCAAGCCCTATACCGAGGACGAGATCCGCCGGGCCGGGGCGGAGAACACCGGCCTGATCGTCGTGCCCATCGCCTTCGTTTCCGAACATTCGGAAACCCTGGTCGAGCTCGACATCGAATACCGCGAACTGGCCGGGCACAGCGGCGTGCCCGACTATCACCGGGTGCCGGCGGTCGGCACCGAACCCGCCTTCATCGCCGGCCTGGCCCGGCTGGTGGTCAGCCATATCGGCGCCAAGGACGAATTACGATGGATTTCCTAG
- the rho gene encoding transcription termination factor Rho: MNLQELKEKSPTELLAYAEELEVENASTLRKQDMMFAILKQLAEKDIEITGGGVLEILQDGFGFLRSPEANYLPGPDDIYVSPSQIRRFGLRTGDTVDGQIRAPKDGERYFALLKVNTINFEDPEAIRHKVHFDNLTPLYPNKRLNLEPNDPTIKDRSARVIDLISPLGKGQRALIVAPPRTGKTVLLQNVAHAITANHPEVYLIVLLIDERPEEVTDMSRSVKGEVISSTFDEPAVRHVQVAEMVIEKAKRLVEHKRDVVILLDSITRLARAYNTVVPSSGKVLTGGVDANALQRPKRFFGAARNIEEGGSLTIIATALIDTGSRMDEVIFEEFKGTGNSEIILDRKIADKRTFPAIDITKSGTRKEELLVDKGTLSKMWVLRRILMPMGPVDAIEFLLDKLKHTKTNGEFFDSMNS, encoded by the coding sequence ATGAATCTTCAGGAGCTTAAGGAAAAATCGCCGACCGAACTTCTCGCCTATGCCGAGGAGCTTGAAGTCGAGAATGCCTCGACCCTGCGCAAGCAGGACATGATGTTCGCGATCCTCAAGCAATTGGCCGAGAAGGATATCGAGATCACCGGCGGCGGCGTGCTCGAAATCCTGCAGGACGGTTTCGGCTTCCTGCGTTCGCCCGAGGCGAACTACCTGCCGGGTCCGGACGACATCTATGTCAGCCCCAGCCAGATCCGCCGCTTCGGTCTTCGCACCGGCGACACGGTGGACGGCCAGATCCGGGCGCCCAAGGACGGCGAGCGTTACTTCGCTCTGCTCAAGGTCAACACCATCAATTTCGAGGACCCGGAGGCGATCCGCCACAAGGTCCATTTCGACAATCTGACCCCGCTCTACCCGAACAAGCGCCTGAACCTCGAGCCCAACGATCCGACGATCAAGGATCGCTCGGCCCGGGTGATCGACCTGATCTCGCCGCTGGGCAAGGGCCAGCGCGCCCTGATCGTGGCGCCGCCGCGCACGGGCAAGACGGTTCTTCTCCAGAATGTCGCCCATGCCATCACCGCCAACCATCCGGAAGTCTATCTGATCGTCCTTCTGATCGACGAACGGCCGGAAGAAGTGACGGACATGAGCCGGTCGGTGAAGGGCGAAGTCATTTCGTCCACCTTCGACGAACCGGCGGTGCGCCACGTCCAGGTCGCGGAAATGGTGATCGAGAAGGCCAAGCGCCTGGTCGAACACAAGCGCGACGTCGTCATCCTGCTCGATTCGATCACCCGCCTCGCCCGGGCCTATAACACCGTCGTCCCCTCGTCGGGCAAGGTGCTGACCGGCGGTGTCGATGCCAATGCCCTGCAGCGGCCGAAGCGCTTCTTCGGCGCCGCCCGCAATATCGAGGAAGGTGGTTCGCTGACCATCATCGCGACCGCCCTGATCGATACCGGCAGCCGCATGGACGAAGTGATCTTCGAAGAGTTCAAGGGCACCGGTAACTCGGAAATCATCCTGGACCGCAAGATCGCCGACAAGCGCACCTTCCCCGCGATCGACATCACCAAGTCCGGCACCCGCAAGGAAGAACTGCTGGTCGACAAGGGCACCCTGTCCAAGATGTGGGTGCTGCGCCGCATCCTGATGCCCATGGGCCCGGTCGATGCCATCGAGTTCCTGCTCGACAAGCTGAAGCACACCAAGACCAACGGCGAATTCTTCGACTCGATGAATTCGTAA
- a CDS encoding shikimate dehydrogenase, protein MMISGKARLAGVMGWPVGHSRSPRLHGYWLEKHGIDGAYLPLAVRPDDLQDALRALPKLGFRGCNLTVPHKEAAMRIVDRVDETARRIGAINTVIVEDDGTLSGRNTDAPGFIANLLQGAPGLALDGASAFVLGAGGAARGVIAGLIEAGVVEIKLANRSPDKTNALVRAFEPYVVPVPWDERADRLDDIDLLVNTTSLGMQGQPALDLPLDGLAEAAVVTDIVYAPLETDLLARAKARGNRTVDGLGMLLHQAVPGFAAWFGLVPEVTEELRRHVLAR, encoded by the coding sequence ATGATGATTTCCGGCAAGGCGAGGCTGGCGGGCGTGATGGGCTGGCCGGTCGGCCATTCCCGCTCGCCCCGGCTGCATGGCTATTGGCTCGAGAAGCACGGCATCGACGGCGCCTATCTGCCCCTGGCCGTCCGCCCGGATGACTTGCAGGACGCGCTGCGCGCCCTGCCCAAGCTGGGCTTTCGCGGCTGCAACCTGACCGTGCCCCACAAGGAGGCGGCGATGCGGATCGTCGACCGGGTGGATGAAACGGCGCGGCGCATCGGCGCCATCAACACCGTGATCGTCGAGGACGACGGCACGCTGAGCGGGCGCAACACCGATGCGCCCGGCTTCATCGCCAACCTGCTCCAGGGCGCGCCGGGCCTTGCCCTGGACGGGGCGAGCGCCTTCGTGCTCGGTGCCGGCGGTGCCGCGCGGGGGGTCATCGCCGGGCTGATCGAGGCCGGCGTGGTCGAGATCAAGCTGGCCAACCGCAGCCCGGACAAGACCAATGCCCTGGTCCGCGCCTTCGAGCCCTATGTCGTGCCCGTGCCCTGGGACGAGCGGGCCGACCGGCTGGACGACATCGATCTCCTGGTCAATACCACCAGCCTCGGCATGCAGGGCCAGCCGGCCCTGGACCTGCCGCTGGACGGCCTGGCGGAGGCGGCGGTGGTCACCGATATCGTCTATGCCCCCCTCGAGACCGATCTCCTGGCCCGGGCGAAGGCCCGGGGCAACCGGACGGTCGATGGCCTCGGCATGTTGCTGCATCAGGCCGTGCCGGGCTTTGCCGCTTGGTTCGGGCTGGTGCCCGAAGTGACGGAGGAATTGCGCCGCCATGTCCTCGCCCGTTGA
- a CDS encoding pyruvate, water dikinase regulatory protein: MTEPVESADAEACGEKPESSPLSPLFTGEGTRRLHLYLVSDATGETLSSVAKAALSQFPDVAAVQHVSFMARSRNQIERALDMAASTGGLILFTLVNIELRNAMEEGALARHVPVINVLDPIIQNLAAYLGTPARPMPGRQHALDADYFRRIEAMNFTLAQDDGQNPQGLMEADVILLGVSRTSKTPTAVYLANRGIKTANVPVVPGLPLPEILFELTGPLIVGLTTSPERLVQIRRHRMLLLGQNETTDYIDLEAINRELTEARRLFVKQGWPVIDVSRRSIEETSAAILNLYYDRLNLM, translated from the coding sequence ATGACCGAGCCGGTTGAATCCGCCGATGCCGAAGCCTGCGGCGAAAAGCCCGAGTCTTCCCCTCTCTCCCCGTTATTCACAGGCGAGGGGACGCGGCGCCTGCATCTCTATCTGGTCTCGGATGCGACCGGCGAAACCCTATCCTCGGTGGCCAAGGCGGCTTTGTCGCAATTTCCGGACGTGGCCGCGGTCCAGCACGTCAGCTTCATGGCCCGCAGCCGGAACCAGATCGAACGCGCCCTGGACATGGCGGCCTCGACCGGCGGCCTGATCCTGTTCACCCTGGTGAACATCGAATTGCGCAACGCCATGGAGGAAGGCGCCCTTGCCCGCCATGTCCCGGTGATCAACGTCCTCGACCCGATCATCCAGAACCTGGCCGCTTATCTCGGCACGCCGGCCCGGCCCATGCCCGGGCGCCAGCATGCCCTGGACGCCGATTACTTCCGCCGTATCGAGGCGATGAATTTCACCCTGGCCCAGGACGACGGCCAGAATCCCCAGGGCCTGATGGAAGCGGATGTCATCCTGCTCGGCGTGTCGCGGACCTCGAAGACGCCGACCGCGGTCTATCTCGCCAATCGCGGCATCAAGACCGCCAATGTGCCGGTGGTGCCGGGCCTGCCCCTGCCGGAAATCCTGTTCGAGCTGACCGGGCCCCTGATCGTCGGCCTCACCACCTCGCCGGAACGGCTGGTGCAGATCCGCCGCCACCGCATGCTGCTGCTCGGCCAGAACGAGACGACGGATTATATCGATCTCGAGGCGATCAACCGGGAATTGACCGAAGCCCGCCGTCTCTTCGTCAAGCAGGGCTGGCCGGTGATCGACGTCTCGCGCCGCTCGATCGAGGAAACGTCGGCGGCGATCCTCAACCTCTATTACGACCGCCTCAACCTGATGTGA